In Scylla paramamosain isolate STU-SP2022 chromosome 19, ASM3559412v1, whole genome shotgun sequence, a single genomic region encodes these proteins:
- the LOC135109957 gene encoding trypsin-1-like isoform X3 — MKKKKMKENTHLAKRKHSSKENGKINSNLARTSDVNDKIAGGHVAEPGSTPWLVSLMDTHYVDPVPFCGGTLISHRWVITSASCVTSYQGNHDNIKVVLGEYDLTVDEGWERTRCVNYIVLHPEYDYYTHHADVALIRLGFYIFYSQRIGTLKLPPWWHTKTNEAQEDSTSGDLYTIAGWGRVGESGEYSPVIRVAQVPLLSREDCMEVYPEFTNTMICAGNLTYGGLDSCQGDLGGALASDGYIRGVSSWSVGCGRPGYPGVYTDVTRVMDWICTITNLLASSSLDRLQPCQHLEGAREGAKEEPSNEVGLGK, encoded by the exons atgaaaaaaaaaaaaatgaaagaaaacactcatCTTGCAAAACGAAAGCACAGCAGTAAAGAAAAtggcaaaataa ATTCGAATCTTGCCAGAACCTCCGACGTCAATGACAAGATAGCCGGAGGTCACGTAGCTGAACCAG GGTCGACGCCATGGCTGGTTTCACTGATGGACACCCATTATGTGGACCCAGTGCCATTCTGCGGTGGCACTCTCATCTCCCACCGATGGGTTATCACATCAGCCTCCTGCGTCACTAGTTACCAGGGCAACCATGACAATATTAAG GTCGTGTTGGGCGAGTACGACTTGACGGTGGatgagggatgggagaggaccCGCTGCGTTAACTACATCGTCCTCCATCCAGAATACGACTACTACACACACCATGCTGACGTCGCCCTAATCAGACTAGGCTTCTACATCTTCTACAGCCAGCGCATAGGAACCTTGAAACTCCCTCCGTGGtggcacacaaagacaaatGAGGCgcaggagg ACAGTACCAGTGGGGATCTGTACACCATTGCCGGCTGGGGGAGAGTTGGTGAGAGCGGAGAGTACTCCCCTGTGATCCGTGTCGCCCAGGTTCCTTTACTCTCCCGCGAGGATTGCATGGAAGTTTACCCTGAGTTTACAAACACCATGATCTGCGCGGGGAACCTAACATACGGCGGCCTAGACTCTTgccag GGCGACTTGGGCGGGGCGCTGGCCAGTGACGGGTACATCAGAGGTGTGTCTTCCTGGAGTGTGGGGTGCGGGAGACCAGGCTACCCCGGCGTATACACAGACGTGACCCGAGTGATGGACTGGATCTGCACCATCACTAACCTGCTGGCCAGCTCGTCACTTGACCGACTACAGCCGTGTCAGCATCTAGaaggggcgagggagggggCGAAGGAAGAGCCAAGTAATGAAGTCGGCCTTGGGAAGTAA
- the LOC135109957 gene encoding trypsin-1-like isoform X1, giving the protein MQSTNTSTWRGVFLLVAVVVEGLGVQMVASYSSCVRPMAGPDCADSNLARTSDVNDKIAGGHVAEPGSTPWLVSLMDTHYVDPVPFCGGTLISHRWVITSASCVTSYQGNHDNIKVVLGEYDLTVDEGWERTRCVNYIVLHPEYDYYTHHADVALIRLGFYIFYSQRIGTLKLPPWWHTKTNEAQEDSTSGDLYTIAGWGRVGESGEYSPVIRVAQVPLLSREDCMEVYPEFTNTMICAGNLTYGGLDSCQGDLGGALASDGYIRGVSSWSVGCGRPGYPGVYTDVTRVMDWICTITNLLASSSLDRLQPCQHLEGAREGAKEEPSNEVGLGK; this is encoded by the exons ATGCAGTCGACGAACACATCAACATGGA GGGGCGTGTtcctgctggtggcggtggtggttgagggTCTTGGGGTGCAAATGGTCGCCTCTTACTCATCGTGTGTCAGACCTATGGCGGGCCCGGACTGTG CAGATTCGAATCTTGCCAGAACCTCCGACGTCAATGACAAGATAGCCGGAGGTCACGTAGCTGAACCAG GGTCGACGCCATGGCTGGTTTCACTGATGGACACCCATTATGTGGACCCAGTGCCATTCTGCGGTGGCACTCTCATCTCCCACCGATGGGTTATCACATCAGCCTCCTGCGTCACTAGTTACCAGGGCAACCATGACAATATTAAG GTCGTGTTGGGCGAGTACGACTTGACGGTGGatgagggatgggagaggaccCGCTGCGTTAACTACATCGTCCTCCATCCAGAATACGACTACTACACACACCATGCTGACGTCGCCCTAATCAGACTAGGCTTCTACATCTTCTACAGCCAGCGCATAGGAACCTTGAAACTCCCTCCGTGGtggcacacaaagacaaatGAGGCgcaggagg ACAGTACCAGTGGGGATCTGTACACCATTGCCGGCTGGGGGAGAGTTGGTGAGAGCGGAGAGTACTCCCCTGTGATCCGTGTCGCCCAGGTTCCTTTACTCTCCCGCGAGGATTGCATGGAAGTTTACCCTGAGTTTACAAACACCATGATCTGCGCGGGGAACCTAACATACGGCGGCCTAGACTCTTgccag GGCGACTTGGGCGGGGCGCTGGCCAGTGACGGGTACATCAGAGGTGTGTCTTCCTGGAGTGTGGGGTGCGGGAGACCAGGCTACCCCGGCGTATACACAGACGTGACCCGAGTGATGGACTGGATCTGCACCATCACTAACCTGCTGGCCAGCTCGTCACTTGACCGACTACAGCCGTGTCAGCATCTAGaaggggcgagggagggggCGAAGGAAGAGCCAAGTAATGAAGTCGGCCTTGGGAAGTAA
- the LOC135109959 gene encoding uncharacterized protein LOC135109959, translating into MAWTAGAVAVLLVTLLMSSSSVHGDDPHINSATKSEVLFLKPTANRKEIIVIAEDKWGSQAFKVTFMKEKCFPSYPTWHFTQVNVTKVIPRALHLNMSVGTCEVNCAWKDQQKDSDTEKVKNIIVTCLGFENYTKTPRQLVDLNKYTFTNCTNELREKRDQPPCSPSAISITVSPKTAQSKGAPSHDLPSKTPPHGRLSKLGIILLMALVVQVLGTAVMAVIVVVVIRRASRTATIIRLDTNEELQEDNISDASRPAKDTHEQE; encoded by the exons ATGGCGTGGACGGCCGGAGCGGTGGCGGTGCTGCTTGTCACGCTGCTCATGAGCAGCTCAAGTGTCCATGGAGACGATCCTCACATAAACTCCGCGACCAAATCTGAGGTCCTGTTCCTGAAACCCACAGCTAACCGCAAGGAAATCATTGTCATAGCTGAGGACAAGTGGGGAAGTCAAGCATTCAAAGTCACTttcatgaaggaaaaatgtttcCCATCATACCCTACGTGGCACTTCACACAGGTCAACGTAACCAAGGTAATACCTAGAGCGTTGCATCTCAATATGAGTGTTGGTACCTGTGAAGTGAACTGCGCGTGGAAAGATCAACAAAAAGATTCTGACACCGAAAAGGTTAAGAATATCATAGTCACTTGTCTTGGCTTTGAGAATTACACCAAGACGCCTAGACAACTGGTGGACCTTAATAAATATACTTTCACCAACTGCACCAATGAACTCCGTGAAAAACGTGACCAACCACCCTGTTCCCCAAGTGCCATTTCAATCACTGTCTCTCCAAAGACTGCCCAATCCAAGGGTGCACCATCCCATGATTTGCCCTCCAAAACCCCTCCCCACGGACGTCTCTCTAAGCTGGGGATTATCCTGCTGATGGcgctggtggtgcaggtgttgGGCACGGCTGTGATGGccgtgatagtggtggtggtgatacgcAGGGCttccag GACAGCCACCATCATCAGACTTGACACGAATGAGGAACTGCAGGAGGACAACATATCAGATGCTTCCAGGCCTGCCAAAGACACCCACGAGCAAGAGTAA
- the LOC135109958 gene encoding uncharacterized protein LOC135109958 has protein sequence MAVKAGRLWCVQNVPYRNSRPPPLFLTVTLTGFCLLAVTVVRCWPRREERVRVVVTAGLASDDPAAESELRQHWLNAPSSLPYNLSGTEKYMSVARGDTWPFIHHYIKRLFSGETDGFFVEAGALDGQVLSNTLWLERECGWRGLLVEPDPFSYSCLLTKHRKAWTSNTCLSPSGLTNTSVHVSLSLAPMFTSPRWYMKGASHELGVTMRNPSYDNYLNSGVKSFSLVSCFPLATYLRALNVTVVDLLSLDTQGSEISIIKTFPWEKVHVRAVVVEVAAPEFQHDFVEYMRGRGFTLVGHYNDYIFVQEGDAALARLRAQDGWYVVVQEK, from the exons ATGGCTGTAAAGGCGGGGAGGCTATGGTGCGTACAGAACGTGCCGTACAGGAATTCAaggcctcctcctctcttcctgacGGTGACGCTGACGGGATTCTGTCTCTTGGCTGTGACG GTAGTACGGTGCTGGCCGCGACGGGAGGAGCgcgtgagggtggtggtgacggcggggCTGGCCAGTGACGACCCCGCTGCTGAGTCAGAGCTGAGGCAACACTGGCTGAATGCTCCCTCCTCGCTGCCTTACAATCTGAGTGGTACCGAGAAATACATGAGTGTGGCCAGGGGTGACACTTGGCCTTTCATTCACCACTACATCAAGAGGCTCTtctcag GGGAGACTGACGGCTTCTTCGTGGAGGCGGGGGCGCTGGACGGGCAGGTGCTGTCCAACACGCTGTGGCTGGAGCGCGAGTGTGGGTGGCGCGGCCTGTTGGTGGAGCCTGATCCCTTCAGCTACTCCTGTCTCCTCACCAAGCACCGCAAGGCGTGGACCTCCAACACGTGCCTCTCTCCGAGCGGCCTCACCAACACCTCGGTGCACGTGTCTCTCAGCCTCGCCCCGATGTTCACGTCCCCTCGCTGGTACATGAAGGGCGCCTCGCACGAGCTGGGGGTGACCATGCGTAACCCTTCCTATGACAATTACCTGAACAGTGGCGTCAAATCTTTCTCCCTTGTGAGCTGCTTCCCGCTCGCCACCTACCTGAGGGCCCTCAATGTGACCGTCGTTGACCTGCTCTCGCTCGACACGCAGGGCAGCGAGATCAGCATCATCAAGACTTTCCCGTGGGAGAAGGTCCACGtcagggcggtggtggtggaggtcgcGGCCCCGGAGTTCCAGCATGACTTCGTGGAGTACATGCGTGGCCGAGGATTCACGCTGGTGGGGCACTACAATGACTACATCTTCGTGCAGGAGGGGGATGCTGCACTCGCGAGGCTCAGAGCGCAGGATGGATGGTACGTGGTCGTACAGGAGAAGTGA
- the LOC135109507 gene encoding 1,5-anhydro-D-fructose reductase-like, which produces MAFILAPTDDCTLPMIGISIKEDHEEWKEQLDCMLHRGDVYVEVPISGYLSEAAIKRIGEHARMKGLKREDFIISTSITVPEDAGAAVALVKEFVDHFCTHIDLLYLENPVGLKGTDPMTIYNTAPAGTHPKIRKVTDMFKRMREGYLKVTPRIMENLRMLWRVLEVELVSTGAVHNLGLRHFSQEQVEKLLKGGVRHRPLALQAEVNPYREQRDLRCWCQEANIPLVGIHPYGSPLHVPSKDMPFLWKHPKVIKIAERVGVGPKVILSRHILQSRLRMVYDNTELFLPSFMTENIWRFQLTHGQMNKLGKLSKLPHKHPLGKYELLRVIDPSWPFSFPEETVKGGIRGEGTEANYKGDEEAEHKNIDEIKQAEDSGMMINKELKEERHEKKKIPKVAEREIEMIEVYREEITTEREGEESTGKEEETEVEKGNTGEEVDEEEMEKEEEERSERVKYILSVGGWGLAADTAIRRLRPD; this is translated from the exons ATGGCTTTCATCCTTGCCCCTACAGACGACTGCACCCTGCCCATGATCGGCATCAGCATCAAGGAG GATCATGAAGAGTGGAAAGAGCAGCTGGATTGCATGCTACACCGGGGCGACGTGTATGTTGAGGTGCCTATATCGGGTTATCTGTCGGAAGCTGCCATCAAGAGAATCGGGGAACATGCAAGAATGAAAGGACTGAAGCGAGAGGATTTCATTATCTCCACCTCG ATCACTGTCCCGGAggatgctggtgctgctgtggcCCTGGTGAAGGAGTTTGTTGACCACTTTTGCACCCACATTGACCTTCTGTACCTTGAAAACCCGGTCGGTCTTAAGG GCACAGACCCCATGACCATCTACAACACAGCGCCTGCCGGGACACACCCAAAGATACGTAAAGTCACCGACATGTTTAAGCGGATGCGTGAAGGATATTTGAAGGTGACGCCGCGAATTATGGAGAACCTAAGGATGCTGTGGCGTGTTCTGGAGGTGGag CTGGTGTCCACAGGGGCAGTGCACAACCTGGGACTGCGACATTTCTCTCAGGAACAGGTGGAAAAGCTTCTGAAGG GAGGAGTACGGCATCGTCCCTTGGCTCTCCAGGCAGAGGTCAATCCTTACAGGGAGCAGCGTGACCTTCGCTGCTGGTGTCAAGAAGCAAACATACCCCTCGTGGGCATCCATCCCTATGGCAGCCCTCTCCATGTACCCAG CAAGGACATGCCCTTTCTGTGGAAACATCCAAAAGTTATCAAGATTGCAGAGAGGGTCGGCGTTGGTCCCAAGGTCATCTTGTCCCGCCACATCCTCCAGTCTCGCCTCCGGATGGTTTACGATAACACTGAGCTCTTCCTTCCCAGTTTCATGACAGAG AATATTTGGCGCTTCCAGTTGACTCACGGACAGATGAACAAACTAGGGAAACTCAGCAAACTCCCACACAAGCATCCACTGGGGAAGTACGAGTTGCT cCGTGTAATTGATCCCTCCTGGccattctccttccctgaaGAGACAGTCAAAGGCGGGATACGGGGAGAGGGAACGGAGGCAAACTATAAGGGAGACGAGGAGGCGGAGCATAAGAATATAGACGAAATAAAACAAGCAGAAGATTCAGGGATGATGATTAATAAGGAGCTGAAGGAAGAAcggcatgaaaaaaagaaaattcctaAAGTAGCAGAGAGGGAAATAGAAATGATAGAAGTATATAGAGAAGAGATtactacagagagagaaggggaagagagcacgggtaaagaagaggagacagaagtGGAGAAGGGGAATACTGGTGAGGAAGTagatgaagaggaaatggaaaaggaggaggaagagagaagtgag CGAGTTAAGTACATCCTGTCGGTGGGTGGTTGGGGCTTGGCAGCGGATACAGCGATACGGCGCCTCAGGCCAGATTAA
- the LOC135109957 gene encoding trypsin-1-like isoform X2, translating into MQSTNTSTWRGVFLLVAVVVEGLGVQMVASYSSCVRPMAGPDCDSNLARTSDVNDKIAGGHVAEPGSTPWLVSLMDTHYVDPVPFCGGTLISHRWVITSASCVTSYQGNHDNIKVVLGEYDLTVDEGWERTRCVNYIVLHPEYDYYTHHADVALIRLGFYIFYSQRIGTLKLPPWWHTKTNEAQEDSTSGDLYTIAGWGRVGESGEYSPVIRVAQVPLLSREDCMEVYPEFTNTMICAGNLTYGGLDSCQGDLGGALASDGYIRGVSSWSVGCGRPGYPGVYTDVTRVMDWICTITNLLASSSLDRLQPCQHLEGAREGAKEEPSNEVGLGK; encoded by the exons ATGCAGTCGACGAACACATCAACATGGA GGGGCGTGTtcctgctggtggcggtggtggttgagggTCTTGGGGTGCAAATGGTCGCCTCTTACTCATCGTGTGTCAGACCTATGGCGGGCCCGGACTGTG ATTCGAATCTTGCCAGAACCTCCGACGTCAATGACAAGATAGCCGGAGGTCACGTAGCTGAACCAG GGTCGACGCCATGGCTGGTTTCACTGATGGACACCCATTATGTGGACCCAGTGCCATTCTGCGGTGGCACTCTCATCTCCCACCGATGGGTTATCACATCAGCCTCCTGCGTCACTAGTTACCAGGGCAACCATGACAATATTAAG GTCGTGTTGGGCGAGTACGACTTGACGGTGGatgagggatgggagaggaccCGCTGCGTTAACTACATCGTCCTCCATCCAGAATACGACTACTACACACACCATGCTGACGTCGCCCTAATCAGACTAGGCTTCTACATCTTCTACAGCCAGCGCATAGGAACCTTGAAACTCCCTCCGTGGtggcacacaaagacaaatGAGGCgcaggagg ACAGTACCAGTGGGGATCTGTACACCATTGCCGGCTGGGGGAGAGTTGGTGAGAGCGGAGAGTACTCCCCTGTGATCCGTGTCGCCCAGGTTCCTTTACTCTCCCGCGAGGATTGCATGGAAGTTTACCCTGAGTTTACAAACACCATGATCTGCGCGGGGAACCTAACATACGGCGGCCTAGACTCTTgccag GGCGACTTGGGCGGGGCGCTGGCCAGTGACGGGTACATCAGAGGTGTGTCTTCCTGGAGTGTGGGGTGCGGGAGACCAGGCTACCCCGGCGTATACACAGACGTGACCCGAGTGATGGACTGGATCTGCACCATCACTAACCTGCTGGCCAGCTCGTCACTTGACCGACTACAGCCGTGTCAGCATCTAGaaggggcgagggagggggCGAAGGAAGAGCCAAGTAATGAAGTCGGCCTTGGGAAGTAA